In a single window of the Hippocampus zosterae strain Florida chromosome 6, ASM2543408v3, whole genome shotgun sequence genome:
- the LOC127602207 gene encoding soluble lamin-associated protein of 75 kDa-like isoform X4 has protein sequence MKFPVDFLANVSQAELEASAHNYLNNLLHSNTDSAEQLILSDSTKVSVGISRVGYVPLYGSSDKKRMLALFSPADPLTAVALYLLDQWWTVDDILKTCDLARDGVVEVETVGERIVLYVLNRVIYRVREMNSEEELPFLCHGEKDYAKICWSNGEAVGFYSVKPSGSLHNYLSTRRYQLPVMDSLFVRKCHRGNGFGLRMLEDFVLSFQDGRVGLRYPLTKAMYKMCEKYLCQYPGDTDLLWEVEGVGGPNQTFNISKRVQTIDLRAVSADLLLTAKPQEVTRETKKEVANEPIATKQTKEAKSMAYKVETVEIFSTRTEEKRKDYVGIAVEELVEVSTTLTPQEPEDAPALAAECRDTEAAIDTCGDSQMRIENVSEMEGFEEESQQEVTAGEELHITLDETFEGEEGYDEEQHESTVLPLRGTCKGALEEMNPCGQVKPDNMINETEVERPVEKLSSLEKSDALKAGKEEVTSMPEVNLEERQEEQEDDNSKGMAEAVTVSRDNAKDADHLTLDLNTVAVAVEKGKAGEDQNVASKTESSQKEGTQPPKLQKATVILVNFKTTHHLCVEKTTAPGERAGLQKEETVQAREEKDDSSPVGEEPKPEKPETDSEESRTRESIGQVFTTSYTETVKLKDENIDEMEEVPVIEIRVLRSGRKKVETSCKPTSRSKKHQAEDKCDIPGKESNRSRGIMMKEESTAVTKDTELGEQAATSETSVNMTKVITEMMTKMEDNLVSMMADSSDVVQAKNAVPPLAEETELTAAQHHSVEIVSKVQDLKAVEVVLDDGRAQDQRSAENGDENEEQTNKGTTAEKNVTNSPMGVETEQEDPGMEECTKGTQVQVIGHEGKAEETNAFIQDNQQICDQKGSLEEKDVDLQMETTELKTDIEKENTVLKDCVVEQEKVQQGQQGKCEASEPEVAARDTPEMASTSNDAAPESKTTQGAVEEHQQTQRAFVNIESGDSVQVKKVENVTTMVDQSTEATSSMEKKADLGQPEAERVPSQGKKSVSASKQRKSKRRHESEGEDEETAALEEMQIEQIGELQREAEDRAVSRGIAERHEEEDMTRREEYTEPKGQMEKEESKPHPEIREEGHTSIAEIDQTDERITVSVEKKVADPAIETRVLRKRKKSASITSLPRSKRVCTNSQIEMPKI, from the exons GTGGAGACCGTTGGAGAGAGAATCGTGTTATATGTTTTGAATCGGGTGATTTACAGAGTAAGGGAGATGAACTCTGAAGAGGAACTTCCCTTCCTCTGCCATGGGGAGAAGGATTATGCAAAGATTTGCTGGAGTAATGGAGAGGCTGTTGGCTTCTACTCAGTCAAACCCTCAG GAAGCTTACATAATTATCTTTCAACAAGAAGATATCAACTTCCTGTCATGGACTCTCTGTTTGTGAGAAAATGTCATCGGGGTAATGGCTTCGGACTACGCATGCTGGAGGACTTTGTGCTGAGTTTTCAAGATGGCCGTGTGGGATTGAGGTATCCGCTCACCAAAGCCATGTACAAAA TGTGTGAGAAGTACCTGTGTCAGTACCCTGGAGACACAGACCTACTTTGGGAGGTGGAGGGTGTGGGTGGACCAAACCAGACGTTCAATATTAGCAAGAGGGTTCAGACCATAGATTTGAGGG CGGTATCAGCAGATTTATTACTTACTGCGAAACCACAAGAGGTCACGAGAGAGACAAAAAAGGAAGTGGCCAACGAGCCAATTGCCACCAAGCAGACAAAAGAAGCCAAATCTATGGCATATAAAGTTGAAACTGTG GAAATATTTAGCACCCGTACtgaagaaaagagaaaagattACGTTGGCATTGCTGTTGAAGAATTGGTGGAGGTAAGCACTACTTTAACTCCACAAGAACCTGAGGATGCACCAGCACTTGCTGCAGAGTGTCGAGACACAGAGGCCGCGATCGATACTTGCGGTGATTCTCAAATGAGAATCGAAAATGTGTCAGAAATGGAAGGATTTGAAGAGGAGTCTCAGCAAGAGGTCACAGCCGGAGAAGAATTGCATATTACTCTTGATGAAACATTTGAGGGAGAAGAAGGATATGATGAAGAGCAACACGAGTCAACAGTTTTGCCTTTGAGAGGAACATGCAAAGGCGCTCTTGAAGAAATGAACCCATGTGGTCAAGTaaaacctgacaacatgatTAATGAAACAGAAGTAGAAAGACCAGTTGAGAAATTGAGTTCTCTGGAAAAAAGTGATGCTCTAAAGGCAGGGAAGGAAGAAGTCACATCTATGCCTGAAGTAAACCTGGAAGAGAGGCAGGAAGAACAGGAAGATGACAACAGTAAAGGAATGGCAGAGGCTGTAACTGTGTCCAGAGATAATGCGAAAGATGCAGATCATTTGACGCTAGATCTTAACACAGTGGCTGTTGCCGTAGAAAAAGGCAAGGCAGGTGAAGACCAGAATGTCGCATCGAAAACAGAATCATCTCAGAAAGAAGGCACTCAACCTCCCAAGCTCCAGAAAGCCACAGTGATCCTTGTGAATTTCAAAACAACACATCACCTTTGTGTGGAAAAAACAACAGCCCCTGGAGAGCGTGCTGGATTACAAAAGGAGGAGACGGTGCAAGCAAGAGAGGAAAAGGATGATTCCAGTCCGGTTGGGGAGGAACCCAAGCCGGAAAAGCCTGAAACGGATTCAGAGGAAAGCAGGACACGAGAATCAATCGGTCAAGTTTTTACAACTTCATATACAGAGACTGTCAAACTAAAAGATGAAAATATAGATGAAATGGAAGAAGTGCCAGTCATCGAAATAAGAGTTCTTCGGAGTGGTAGGAAGAAGGTTGAAACGAGCTGCAAGCCAACAAGCAGAAGCAAAAAACATCAGGCAGAAGACAAATGTGATATTCCCGGAAAGGAATCCAATCGATCACGTGGCATTATGATGAAAGAAGAGTCTACGGCTGTAACAAAAGACACAGAGCTGGGCGAACAAGCTGCAACTTCAGAGACATCCGTAAATATGACTAAAGTCATCACAGAGATGATGACGAAAATGGAAGATAATTTAGTGAGTATGATGGCGGATTCAAGCGATGTAGTCCAAGCAAAGAATGCCGTCCCCCCACTTGCGGAGGAAACAGAACTTACTGCAGCACAACACCACAGTGTAGAAATTGTGTCAAAGGTACAGGATCTGAAAGCCGTTGAAGTGGTTTTAGACGACGGCAGAGCGCAAGATCAAAGGTCTGCTGAAAATGGAGATGAGAACGAGGAGCAGACAAACAAGGGAACCACGGCAGAGAAAAATGTTACTAATTCACCTATGGGTGTGGAAACTGAGCAGGAAGACCCAGGAATGGAAGAGTGCACAAAGGGAACACAAGTTCAAGTGATAGGTCACGAGGGAAAAGCTGAAGAAACAAATGCATTTATTCAGGATAATCAACAGATATGTGATCAGAAAGGGAGCCTTGAGGAGAAGGATGTTGATCTCCAAATGGAAACTACAGAACTAAAAACAGACATTGAGAAAGAAAACACCGTGTTGAAAGACTGTGTTGTGGAACAAGAGAAAGTTCAACAAGGACAACAAGGGAAATGTGAGGCAAGTGAACCGGAGGTTGCAGCCAGAGACACTCCTGAGATGGCGAGCACCTCCAATGATGCTGCGCCAGAATCCAAGACAACACAAGGCGCAGTAGAAGAGCATCAACAGACCCAACGTGCATTTGTCAACATTGAATCAGGGGACAGTGTGCAAGTGAAAAAGGTGGAAAATGTTACAACTATGGTTGATCAAAGTACCGAAGCGACGAGCTCCATGGAAAAGAAGGCAGATCTTGGTCAACCGGAAGCAGAAAGGGTTCCGAGTCAAGGAAAGAAGTCTGTTTCTGCTAGCAAGCAACGTAAATCCAAAAGAAGGCATGAGTCAGAAGGAGAAGATGAAGAAACTGCTGCACTTGAAGAAATGCAGATTGAGCAAATAGGAGAGCTACAAAGAGAAGCTGAGGACCGAGCTGTCAGTAGGGGAATTGCAGAAAGGCATGAGGAGGAAGATATGACTCGGAGGGAAGAATACACCGAGCCAAAAGGTCAGATGGAAAAAGAAGAATCAAAGCCACATCCCGAGATACGGGAAGAGGGACATACGTCTATTGCAGAGATAGATCAAACCGATGAACGGATAACCGTTTCAGTTGAGAAAAAGGTTGCTGATCCCGCAATAGAAACAAGAGTcctgaggaaaagaaaaaagtctgcTTCCATCACCAGTCTGCCAAGATCCAAAAGAGTCTGCACAAACTCTCAAATAGAGATGCCAAAGATTTAG